The DNA segment ACTTTGGCTTTCAGCGTTTGCCCTGGAATGGCATCCGGTAGTACGTTAACTTCAGTATCGGGGCTGAGTGTACCGAAGCGTTCCTGCGGCACTTGCACATCCAGATACAAGCGATCGGTCGCCACCAATTCCAGCACCGGTGTGCCGCGTGTGACCCATTCGCCGTTTTCAGTCAGTTTGCGGTAAATGACGCCGTCGAACGGAGCGGTGAGGTGATGCCATTCCACCCGCTGTTGTTGCGCCGCCTGTTCTGCTTTGGCGGCAGCGAGCAAGGCGAGGTTGGCGTCCAGTGCCGCCTGACGCAGATACAATTCATTTTTTGGCAGGCTGTTATTGCTGGTCAGTCGCTGTGCTTCATCAACCAAGCGCCGATCTTCTTTAACCTGTGCTTCGGCGGCCGAAGTGGAGGCCTGTAAACGCGCCAGTTCATGCTTTTCCAGGGCGTCATCCAGGTCGAGCAATACATCCCCTTTGCGCACTCGATCGCCGGCATCGACCTTAACCTGGCCGACCAAACCATCTACCCGTGCGGATAGATTGGCCTGTTGCACCGCCACCAGGTTTCCGCTCAATCGTAATCGGTTGGTGGGTACGGTTTGGGTGGGCGACACCACGCTGACCGGCACCGCTTCGCTCTGGGAATAACTGGCGGTCGCGCCACTGAGCAAAACCAGTGCGACAACGATCTGGTGGAGGCAGACTCGGGACAAACTCATTACTCATAGCCCTCTGGGTTGGGTGGTATTAGGTGGTATTGGAATAATTCTGGAGGGGGATATATAAACATGATGCGCAGTGGATGGCCATAGCACGGTTGTAGCGTGGGATCCACTGCCACTTTGCCCGGCTAGCGCCGGAGGTGGGGAACAGCCCGATTTTATCGTCGGGCTTTACTGGTTGCTCTCTAGGCTATCGTAACGCCCTTAAGAAATGCATATGCTTTTCGTATTGGTCGATCATATCGGCGATCAGCTGTTCCGTTGCCCACCCCATCACGCTGTAGTCCTGACCACCTTCTTTTAAGTACACTTCCGCATGGTAGTAGCGCAGCTCAGATCCGCGTTGGCTGCTGGTATCACGCATGACAAAACTGGGTGGTGTATAGGGTTTGGCGTGAACTGAATAAAAGAAATCGATTTCGTCACCATGCAACACTTCGAGCCAAACCTGATCCTGATCATGATTAACCTTGGCGCGAATATTTTTGCTGCTGAATTCTGCGGCTACCTGCTCCATTGCCGGACGCACGTTCGTGTCCATAAATTCCGTGACCTCGTTGTGAGAGGGTTGCCGGACGATGCGCGATAAGCGTTTTTGCCAGGGAACCGGATTGGACATGACCCGCGGAGCCAGCATGGCGTCGCGCAGGCTGGTTTGTTTTACCTTTTCCAGGCGCAGGGCACGGAACAATCCCCAACACATTAACAGCATCACTATGGTAAAGGGCAGGGCGCTGGCGATGGTCGCGGTTTGCAGGGCACTCAAGCCCCCGGCTAATAGCAGCGATGCGGCGATGGCTCCTTCGGCAACGGCCCAGAAGATTCTTTGCCAAACCGGCGTGTCTTCGTTCTCACCGCCGGACGTCAACATGTCGACAACCAGTGAACCGGAATCGGAAGAAGTCACGAAAAAGGTAACGATGAGCACCGTCGCTAAGGTCGATGCGATGGCAGTAAACGGCAAATGCTCAAAGAATTTAAACAAGGCGACGGAGGTGTCTGCGGAAACTGCTTCGGACAGTTCAACCAAGCCTTCATTAAATACCATATGGATAGCGGTATTACCGAATATTGTCATCCACAAAAAGGTAAAAACCGTGGGCACCAGCAACACACCCATAATGAATTCTCGCAGGGTTCGGCCACGGGAAATACGTGCGATAAACATACCCACGAAAGGCGACCAAGCGATCCACCAGCCCCAATAAAACAAAGTCCAACCACCAATCCAGTCCTTTTTCTGATAGGCATACAGGTTAAAGGTGCTTTCCACCAAGCTTGATAAATAATGCCCGGTGTTTTGTACAAAGGTCTGAAATAAATAAAGGGTCGGTCCGGCCAGCAAGGTGAATGCCATCAGCACCAGTGCCAGCACCAGATTCAGCTCCGATACCCGGCGGATGCCGCCATCCAACCCCATCACCACGGAAGTCGTGGCCAAGCCGGTGATCGCGATAATCAGGCCCACTTGCAGCAAAGTGCTGTTGTTTGGCACGTCCAGCAGATAATGCAGACCGGAATTAATCTGGACCACACCCAGCCCCAGTGACGTGGCAACCCCAAACAGGGTGCCCAGAACAGCAAAGGTATCCACCGCATGGCCAATAGGACCGTAAATGCGCTCGCCGATCAGTGGATACAGTGAAGAACGGATCGTCAGTGGCAAATTCTGGCGGAAGCAAAAATACGCCAGGGACAGTGCAACTACCGCGTAAATGGCCCAGGCATGGATACCCCAATGGAAGAAGGTGATGCGCATGGCTTCACGGGCGGCATCCACGGTACCATCCGCGGCATCCGGCGGTGCGGTCATATGCATAATGGGTTCGGCCACACCATAAAACATCAAGCCAATACCCATGCCCGCTGAAAACAACATGGCAAACCAGGAACCATAGCTGTAATCCGGTTCACTGTGGTCCGGCCCCAGTTTTATTTTGCCATAATCGGAAAATGCCAGAATCACCACGAAAATCAAAAACAACGCTACTGCCAGAATATAAAACCAACCGGCCGTGTTCACTACCCAGGATTGCAGCGCTGCGAACACCGTTCCGGATTGTTCCGGCGCCAGAACGGCATACAACACAATGATTAAACACAAACCGGCAGAGCTGAAAAACACGGGTGGATTGATTTTGTACCAGTCTGGCTTGGTTGCATTATTCATAGAGTTGGGCTCTTCAATTAAAGATAGAAATCGAGGGTGACATACAACGCTTCAAAGTCGCCTTCGCCGATCATGCCGTTGCGATCGATAAAACCGTCCTGAGTTAAGTATTCTACGTAGACCCAGCCGGGACCGTAGTCGTACTTGAACCCCGGCGCCAATGCGGTAACGGTATCGGCATCCGAGCCTTGGGTGTCCGGCTTGGCTGCGGTGGTGTCCAGATACCAGTTCCAGTTACCACGGGTGTATCCCAGTTCCAGGCCGTAGCGCTGATTTTCAATTTCATCGGGCAGCGGTGGGGTTTGTATTTGAGCGTATTCCGTCGGCAGGTCTCGCTGGGTGCTGACCAGCGAAGCGTTGAGATACCAGTTTCCCATGGTGCCCTGGTAATAGAGGACGGCCGCTTTGTGCGAATCATCCACCGGGCGTTCGGGGTTCCCGGTTAGATCCTGCAGTTTGCCGGCCTGCACCGATGCCCCGATGGTGTGCTGTGCAGTGAGGCTGTATTCAATATTGCCGACCCAGGTTTGCACCTTGCGATACGTGTCGGAGCTACCCCAGTGGCCATTATCATCCATAGTGTCGGTGCTGGTGGTACCCCAGTCATCGGCCAGATAAAGGGCCGCGTCATAGCGCCACCCGGTGAAATCACCTTCCAGTTTTGCACCTACATCCATCTGATCACCGTAGCCGCCCAGCAGCATATCCCCGGGCCAGAAATTTATAGATTTCCAACCAAAAGGCACCTGGCTTTTACCCACTTTTATTTGATGTTGCGGGCTCAGTTGCCAGCCCACCCAGGCTTTATGTACGCCCCACTGATCGCCGCTGGAGTTGTTATCCGGATCGGTAAAACTACCGCGACCGGCGCGGACTTCGGCGGAATAGAGCCAGCGCCCGTCGGCTTCATCGGCGGCACCATCCAGATAGAGAATCAGGGCTTCGCTGCCAATTTCTCCCCAGCTGTTTTTGTTAGCTTCGTCGTCTGGCAGATATTGATAGTTGGCCCAAAAGCCGCCTGAGAGAGTGTGTTGTGCGGTGCTATTGCAGGGGATGGTCAGCATCGTTGCTGTGAATAAGGCCGGACTGATACCAAGGGCGTTGCAGTTGATTTTTATCATCAAGCGCCTCCGTGCGTGACTTTGATTCCACCGTCGTAAACAAAGTGAAATAGTCTTTAACAGTGGCAGTTAATACACAATGTCGCAAGTGGGCGGGCAATCAGCGACACAAAGGTGGGGGGGGGTAGCACGGCAGAATAGTTATACATAGCACCAGTCGGCTAAGTGGGTGACGTTTTGCTCGGTGATAGGGGAAACGGGGCAGAGTCTGTGTATTCGGGGCTTTTCAACCGACTGAAGGGTCATTATACTGAGCGCGTGCTCAATTAATTTCGGAGTCCGTAATTGCAGGTCTGGGCACAGACATAAAGTAAGCAGCCACAAATAAATATTTAAATAAAACAATAAGATGGCGCACTATGAATGTAATCGGACCTAAAATAAATGTACCTCTGTGGGCGCTGGTTTTCAGTGTGCTTGTGAATTCGTTTGGGACGCAGGCCGCTCTAGTAGAAAACCTCACCATGGGTAATGCCAAAGCCCTCTCCCTCGGCAATGCGGTGACGGCTGACCCACCTTCCATTGATTCTATCCATTACAATCCCGCGGGCTTAGCCAAGCTGAAAGGGCGTCAGTTGAACCTGAAAGTATTGGCGGCCTCGATGGAATTCGAAGTCGCATTCGGCGGGCACGATGATAAAACCCGACAGATTCTTGATGGTTTTGAATATCACGATGAAGCCGCTCATCGAACCAGCAAAACCTCTACGATTGGTTTGCGCTTGCCCTACGACGAAGGCGTTACTGAGTGGCCGCTACCGGTTCTAATTATGCCGATGGGTGGTGCTTCCTATTCGCCGCCGGGCTCGGACGTCACCTTTGCCACGGCGGCTTATGCGCCTATGGCGGCTGGCTATATCCGTGAGGATGAAGATGATCCAGCGCGATTCATGGGGGAGTATATGTCGATGGCAACCATCACCTACTTCTCACCCTCCATCGGCGTTCAGCTGACCGAACACTGGTCTGTGGGTGCGTCCATCAATTTTTCCTGGCAGGGGGTTACGGCGGGCACCTCAATACGAGTGCCGAACATTGCACTGGCGTGGGGGGAGTTGTTAACCCGGCGGTTACAGGAACAAAATGCGTGTCCGGCGCAGGATGATCCGATGCCACTGGCAAATCTATGCGGCCTGGACCAGAGCCTGGCGCGGATGGGACCCTATACCAATGCGACTCAACTGGAATTTGATGCGGAATCCGGTTTGGTAGCGGGAATCAATATCGGCGCGCTGTGGCAACCCAATGACTGGTTTACTTGGGGTGTAGTGTATCAATTTGAGCGAAAAGCGAATTTGGATGGCACTTATCGTTTGACCTATCACGATGAATGGGTCAATTTTTTTGGCGGCTTGCATCAGTCCAATTTGGGCCAGGGCATTAATTTCCTGTTGCCGTTTCCTGACGGGCAGGTGGATTCCCCTCACGGACGTGGAATTGAATACGGAAAAGCGGAGATAGAAATTATAACCCCGGCACACTTCTCTACCGGCATCAGCCTGCAAGCCGCGCCGCGCTGGAAACTCAACATCGACGTTAAATGGACCGATTGGGGAGTTTGGGATGGGCTTAGCGTATCGTTTGATCAGCCCTTGGATTTTACTAAATTGGCGACCCTGGTCTCGGCGTATTCCGAATTGACTGAGCTAACGATCCCGCGACATTACAAAAGTGTGTGGAATTGGGCCTTCGGTGTGGAATATCAGTACAACGATAATCTGGCGTTGCGCTTTGGTTATGAGCCCCGCAAGAGTTCCATTCCGGATGATAAGCAAGACGTCTTGTTGCCGGTGGGGGACGCAGAACTTTTTGGCTTTGGCGTTGAATACACGATGAGAAATGACCGGTTATTGGAGGTGGCGTTGGGGTATGTGCATGCTGAAGCCAGTGTTCCGGCAAATACCAGTACCAATGCGAACAGCTCAGATGATTTTAATAATTTTATCTATAACCCCTATGCGGGAACGGACTTTAGCAGCCAGATGAACGCGTATCTTCTGGAGGTCAGCTACAGTGCTCCCTTTTAAGTTCGCGCAGACGTGGCGCCGTTAAAAATGGTGTCCACCAATTCTTCTGCCACAACGGAGTCCAGATCCTGTTGCTCATCCGCAAAATTCAGTCCGGGTTTAAGCAGTCCCGGATTAATTAGAATATTAATAGAGCCCAGCAGAAGCGTATGCAGGGTGAGCGGATTCAACGGTTTGATGTCCCCGCGTTTTATGCACAGGTCGATCGCCGCATCAAACAGCAGAAGATAAGGGTGAAGATATTTGCGTTTCAGGTAATCGGCGCGTTCGCTGTCGCTGTTCAGCTCTCTGAAGAATAAACGGAACATAGCCGGTCTGAGTTTCGCCAAACGAAATAACTCGGCGATGTTTTCGCGTAATAGATCAAATGATTGGGTAGGCATTGATAATTGTTTATATTGTGCGATCAGCGATTTAAATTCCCGTTCAATGAGGGTGTCGACAACCTCATACCACAGTTTTTGCTTTGAACCGAAATGATGAATAAACAGCGAGTCGCTGACACCGACGTCGGCGGCCAGTTTACGGATCGATACATTTTTAAAATCGTGTTCTGAAAATTCCTGAAAAGCGAGTTCTAATAATTTATCGCGCTTGATTCGGTCTTTATCCAGAGGTCGGCCGCGGGCTTTCGACATTGGTAGTTCTTGTTAGGGTTAGGGGTGCCCTGATTATACGGGGGGTCGCCGCAATCTTAAACCTTCCGTTCCGGTAATTTAATATGACGAGAGGTTAATTGCCAGCGTGATCCACGCCCTCGATGGGCGTCCAGCCCCATAATCGACTGATAAGTATGGCGTGTCAAAACAGCCGCAGAAAGTAACGAGAATGTAATGGGCTTCCAGCCGATAATCCAATCCCGGCCGTGCCACCAATATTCAATGACGAACAATCCACCGTAGAGCCACGCATGGGTGCCCGCGCCGATGGCAAAAGCGATACTCAAGTAATGTTTCGGCGAGCCTGAAAAGGGGCGGGTGCGAAAGCCGGGGGCTTTATTTATAACGGTGTCGTTCATGATGCCAGTCCTGGTTTGGTAACGGCAAGAAACACAACAATCACGGCGAAATAGGTGATCAGCGGCGTTGTAATCAGGAAGAACCACCAATGTTGGCGGATTTTTCGTTCATGGGCTTCCGGACCTTGCCGGGCCAAGACGGCGTGTTTGTTGCCGCCCAGGTGAGAGAGGTGGTAATCAAGAAATTCGATCGGCAGAAACAAACCGAAAACGATCAGCAATTTTAATGTCAGCCAAGTCGAGCTGGTATTCCAGCCCGCGGCCAGATACAGCAATGGACCGCTAACCATAATAACCGGAAAGGCGATGTGCTCGATCTTGGCTCCTTCGTCAAAACGATCCATTACCCAGTCGCGCAGTACCATAATTCCGATATCATCAGGATTACGCCGCCAAGCTTTAAATACCGGCACCAGATAATACATATAGGCAACGGATGTGCTCCAGATCCAGGCCATGACCGCGAACAAATGTATGAATTTGATTTCCATATACCATGGCATCAACACCATGCGAACGGATTCCATTGTCACTTCTCCCCTCAGAAATCTGGGTTACCAATTGGTTTTTTTGTTTTTGTGTGACGTACCAGGGCATCTATCGAACTGTCGTTATCCTGTGTTCGTGCTTCTGCCTCGGTCGCTTGCACCGGTACACCCCAGTCGCTTTCCACCAGAATACGGCGTAATTCAAGTAACGCCTTGCGCCCCAGCCGATTTTCGATTTCTGCGTCGATTCGTGTCAGGGCATTAATGGCAACCTGCCCAATTTCCAGACCCTGGGAATTGTAACGAACAATCTTGGCGCGGGCGTCATCGGGGTCCGGTACCAAGCGCACCAATTTGCGCTGCTCCATATCCACCAATAATTGCTGCACCGCCTGACGGCTGATACCAATGCGCCGGGCCAGCTCCGACGGGCGCGTGATGCCATCGGCCAGGTTCGCCATAATCATCGATTGGGTACGGGATACCTTGGGAAAGCCGGCAGCTTTGAAATGGTTCTGCAAACCTTCGTCCATCCAGTAAAACGCATGTAACAGTCCGCTCATTAAAAAATAGCGGGAAGTGAGGGAGTCGCTTTCCTGTTCGGAGGGCTTTTTTTGGGTCACTGGATCAGGCTCCTTTGCCGATGGCTGAGGTAACGCAATGGGTTAGGTGATTGACGGTGGTGCGGCACGCGGGGTCGAGGGAGCCAAGCTGCCAGGCCGACACCCCGACGCACAGCAGCAGGATCACCAGTGTGCCCCATCCGAACACCGGGGGTCGCTTCGCAAAATTAGTCCAGGTGGCGCCGGCCATGACGCCAACCAGCAGCAGCCCCCCGAGTAAACCCCAGACGTTGCCGGAAAAGCCGATCATTAGCATCACACAGGCAAATAATTCGACTGTGCCTGCCAGCCGGGCCACCCAGAAAGGAAAGTGAAAGCGGGCAAATTCTTTGCGCATATGCGGATGGCCAATCAGCTTGAAAATGGCCGCGGGCAGAAAAAATAAAATAATCAGGAGTTGAATCCCTTGTGCTGCGTAGTCCATGCAGTGCTCTTGTGTTTGTTATGGTTAAGATTGAGCCAGAATAGGCAATCAATTGACAAACGTCAATCACCGAAAAAGCCCATTTTTTGGTAGCTGGAGTCAAAGACGGCGGGTGGATTTGCAAGAAAGCGTGCTTGGAAGGGGTAACGAATAGGTTGCAACGAGCTTTATATTGATTTGAAATTGCGGGACTCACGATTCAAAGCACAAGGAAAAAATACGCATGTGGCAGCGGCTTACCTGGGCCATTATGTTCGTTTGGTGGCATTCTGCGGCGGTCCACGCCGAGATCGTGGTGCCCGAAAATGCCAAGATAGGATTGGTTTTGAGTGGCGGGGGTGCCAGGGGGTTGGCCCATGTTGGTGTTATCCGCGTGCTGGAATCCCAAGGCATCAAGCCCGATATCATCACTGGCACCAGTATGGGGTCGATAGTTGGCGCGCTCTATGCCACCGGCCGCTCGGCAGAAGAAATTGATCGTTTGGCGCGTAATATGAATTGGCGCGATGCCCTCAGCGATGCCTCGCCACGACGTCATCAACCCTACCCCTTTCGGCAACTCGAAGCGGGCATGACCGCAGACTTTCGCATGTCCATTAGTCCGAACGGTATTACTTTCCCTCGCGGGGTAATTGAAGGGCAGCATCTGGAGCAGGTATTGGGTGAGCTTTTTGAGCAACAAGGTCGGGCCCTGACATTCGAGCAATTGCCGATTCAGTTTGCAGCGGTAGCGGCGGACCTGGAAACCGGTGAGCAGGTGGTGCTGGACAGTGGTGATGTGACATCGGCAATTCGGGCCAGCATGTCCATTCCAGGTGCTTTAGCTCCGGTGCAACGAGATGGCCGGTTATTGGTGGACGGCGGGATCGCCAACAACATGCCGGTTGATCTGGCGCGTCAGATGGGCGCTGATTTTATTATCGCGGTGGACGTGACCGCCCCTTTACGTAAGCGCGAGGAACTCAACTCTATTTTTGCGATTGCCTCCCAGACGAGTGCTTTCCTGGTGCGTTTAAACACCGTGGCCCAAAGGGTCAATTTGCGCGACGACGAGGTGTTGATATTACCAGATCTGGACGGTTACGGCGCCGCCGACTTTGATCAGGACGAAGGCATAATTGAGGCTGGAGTTGAGGCCGCACTGATCATGTTCGACCAGGATAAATCGAATTTAAAAGTCGTGCAGGAGGCGACACCCGAGGCCGAAGAGATAGAGCCGGTGATTGATTTTTTGGAAATCAAAAACGACAGCGTAGTCGGTGACGACTCGATTCGTAGCCTGGTACGACAAAAAGTGGGTGAGCAGTTAAATCGTGCTGAACTGGAGGACGACTTATCCCGCTTGTATGGTCTGGACTATTTCAGCCTGGTTCGTTACAACATTACCAACGCCGATGATCAAACCGGGCTGGAGATAATATGCGTAGCGCGGGAGACCGGAAACAGTTGGCTGAAAATGGGTTTGGAGATGGCCGACGATTTTAGTGGTCACAGTGATTTCGGGCTCTCTGCAAGCCTGCGCCAATCCGGTTTAAACAGTCTTGGTGGTACCGCATTTGGTCGCCTTGAATTTGGAACGAATACGGAAATCGAACTTCGTTTTTTGCAGCCGCTGGACACCGGTTTGACGTATTTTGTGGAGCCGGCCGTGGGCTATAAAGCGGGAGTGTTTGATGTGTATCTGGATGATTTACAGGAGGCACCTTTGTCTGAATATCAGAAAGGTTCTACCTGGGTTGAATTTTCGCTAGGGCGTACTTTGTGGCGGGAACTAGGCGAAATTCGATTCGGCCTCTCTTATGCGAGTGCCAGCCTGGATTTACAGGCCGGATTGGATTTAGCCTCGCTCGGGGTAAATACTTCTGATTTCCATGATTCGTATTATTTTGTCAGGATCGGGATAGACTCGTTGGACGATTTGGGGTTTCCAAGCAACGGCTTACGCTGGAGCATCACTCATGAAGAGCACGATTCTCAATTGGGTGCGGAATCGAATTTTTCCCGTTTTAATTCTGACTTTACCGTTGCTATTAGCGCCGGGCGGCAGACGTTACTGATTGAAGGTGATGCGGAAATCGGTGATAACGACAGTTCGGACTTCATCGACATTCCTTCCATTGGCGGCTTCCTGGAATTATCAGGCTTACCGCCGGATTCGCGTTATGGTCGGCACCGGGTGCTGTTACGCAGCGTGCTATATCGGCGTTTGACGAAGAAAGGTCCGCTGCCGGTGGGGCTGCCGGTGTACGTGGGTGCCTCTATCGAAAAAGGCAATGTCTGGATTGACCGTAAAGCCATGAGCTGGGGCAGTGCGGTGACCGCAGCCAGTGTGTTTTTAGCGGCCCGAACGCCATTGGGGCCGGCCTATTTGAGTTTTGGTGCAACGGATGAGGGAGATCGCAGTGTATCTATTTTCCTGGGACAACGTTTCAGATAGCGCGTCTGATACTGTGGAATTGTTAAGTCGTTTAGAGAAAGACGTGACCGCTTCAACTACACTGAATGCCATGAAGTATTCGCCTATTAAAATGACTCTGGTTAGTTTGGCCCTGCTATTAGCAGGCTGTAGTACGCCTTCCGGCTATAATTCGACCCCCTACGTCAAGGCTTCATCCAACGCTGATCAATCGGCGGACTCCCAAGCCGTGCCCTTGACGGCGGCGGCGAAGAAAGACCTTGCCTATCGTGCCGGAGTGGCCCAAACCCTGTACCAGCAATACCATGACTGGAAACACGTTCCCTATCGCTGGGGCGGAATGAATCGCAAGGGCGTGGACTGCTCGGCGTTCGTCTATCTGACCTATGCCAATAAATTTAATGTAGAATTGCCCAGGACCACACAATACCAGGCTGCAGTGGGTTCGCCTTTAGCAAAACACCAGTTGAGGGCCGGAGATCTGGTGTTTTTCAAGACCGGGCGTAAAAACCGTCATGTGGGGATGTACGTTGAGAGCGGTAAATTCCTCCACGTGTCGGAGCAGAAAGGGGTGGTGATTTCCGATCTGGATAACGTCTATTGGAGCAAGCATTACTGGATGGCACGCCGGGTCGAATAGGCGTGCCATAAACCTGCCCCTGCGCCGGATGCCGCTCAAACTTGTTGCAGAAGCCGGTCGGTTTCCTCAACTAAAGAGTTGATGAGTGCCGGGGTTTGTTGATGCTGTAACAACGCCGCCGATTGCCCGCACCATAGCGACATCAAATCGCTCCGCTCCGCCTCAATCGCTGCCCGTTTTAACTGCCCCATCAGCCAATTTTGCACCGGGTAAGGTGCGATAGGCCTGCGCTGTCCCTCGTGCATCAACCGATTGCGGATGCCCCGCGCCAGGCGTCCGCTGAATACACGGGTTAAGCCGGTGTGGCGGGCCTCCTCACTAAACAGCGCTTGTTTGTGTAAGGCCGAAGTGCCGGATTCTTCACAGGCTAAAAAGGCGGTACCGATTTGAACGGCTTCAGCCCCCAGCACCCGTGCGGCCGCGATACCGCGGCCATCGGCGATGCCGCCTGCCGCGATCACCGGAATATGGATGCTATCGGCGATTTGGGGAATTAAAGACAAACCACCGGTGAGCGCATCTTCCGCCGGTTGCAGAAACGAAACCCGGTGACCACCTGCTTCAAAACCACTGGCCACCACCATATCAACGCCGGCCCGCTCCAATGCAACGGCCTCTGCGATACTGGTTGCGGTGCCCAATGTCGTTATTCCGAGCTGTTTACACTGCGTCAAAATATCCGCGGAGGGGATGCCATACACAAAACTGAATACAGCGGGTCGGGCTTTCAAAATTCCGTCAATCTGATCCGTGTAATCGGGGCTGAACCGCACCGGTTTCTCCGGCAGCGGCAGCTGAAGTTCTTCGAAAAAAGGTTCCCATTGCGCACTTAATTGGGTGATTTCCGAATTGGAGTAAGTTGGAACGTCACTGCCATCAAACGGAATCCATAGATTGAGTGCGAACGGCTTGCTTGTATTGGCGCGGATTTGCGCAGCGGTCGCGATAATTTCCGCTCCGTTCAGGTGATGCGCTCCGAACGATCCGAGGCCGCCGGATGCAGACACCGTTGAACAAAGTTCAACACTTGAAAGGCCACCGCCGAAAGGTCCCTGAACAATGGGAAAGCGAAGACCAAGTCGATCCGTTACCCGGCTTTGTTTCCAGTTATTCATTATCGAATTCCCTCGGCGAGCAGGGCCTCCCGGACGGCCGGTCGTTGTGCTACCCGCTGCATAAAGTCTTGCAGGTGGGTCAGTGCGTGTATATCGAGCTGCACTGGTGTAGCCCAACGGGTGACCGTATAGAGGTAAGCATCGGCTACAGTGAACGTCGCTCCGCACAGGAATTTG comes from the Ketobacter sp. MCCC 1A13808 genome and includes:
- a CDS encoding efflux RND transporter periplasmic adaptor subunit; the encoded protein is MSLSRVCLHQIVVALVLLSGATASYSQSEAVPVSVVSPTQTVPTNRLRLSGNLVAVQQANLSARVDGLVGQVKVDAGDRVRKGDVLLDLDDALEKHELARLQASTSAAEAQVKEDRRLVDEAQRLTSNNSLPKNELYLRQAALDANLALLAAAKAEQAAQQQRVEWHHLTAPFDGVIYRKLTENGEWVTRGTPVLELVATDRLYLDVQVPQERFGTLSPDTEVNVLPDAIPGQTLKAKVVALVPVGEAGSRTFRVRLVMENSDNQLAGLLPGFSANAVFNLSQGNKTALMVPRDALLRDPDGSFSLMTVTDSDGQTLAKRVKVKLGYQSGTQVEILEGLVADAKVVTRGNEILRHDQLVKIVKDK
- a CDS encoding BCCT family transporter → MNNATKPDWYKINPPVFFSSAGLCLIIVLYAVLAPEQSGTVFAALQSWVVNTAGWFYILAVALFLIFVVILAFSDYGKIKLGPDHSEPDYSYGSWFAMLFSAGMGIGLMFYGVAEPIMHMTAPPDAADGTVDAAREAMRITFFHWGIHAWAIYAVVALSLAYFCFRQNLPLTIRSSLYPLIGERIYGPIGHAVDTFAVLGTLFGVATSLGLGVVQINSGLHYLLDVPNNSTLLQVGLIIAITGLATTSVVMGLDGGIRRVSELNLVLALVLMAFTLLAGPTLYLFQTFVQNTGHYLSSLVESTFNLYAYQKKDWIGGWTLFYWGWWIAWSPFVGMFIARISRGRTLREFIMGVLLVPTVFTFLWMTIFGNTAIHMVFNEGLVELSEAVSADTSVALFKFFEHLPFTAIASTLATVLIVTFFVTSSDSGSLVVDMLTSGGENEDTPVWQRIFWAVAEGAIAASLLLAGGLSALQTATIASALPFTIVMLLMCWGLFRALRLEKVKQTSLRDAMLAPRVMSNPVPWQKRLSRIVRQPSHNEVTEFMDTNVRPAMEQVAAEFSSKNIRAKVNHDQDQVWLEVLHGDEIDFFYSVHAKPYTPPSFVMRDTSSQRGSELRYYHAEVYLKEGGQDYSVMGWATEQLIADMIDQYEKHMHFLRALR
- a CDS encoding OmpP1/FadL family transporter — encoded protein: MNVIGPKINVPLWALVFSVLVNSFGTQAALVENLTMGNAKALSLGNAVTADPPSIDSIHYNPAGLAKLKGRQLNLKVLAASMEFEVAFGGHDDKTRQILDGFEYHDEAAHRTSKTSTIGLRLPYDEGVTEWPLPVLIMPMGGASYSPPGSDVTFATAAYAPMAAGYIREDEDDPARFMGEYMSMATITYFSPSIGVQLTEHWSVGASINFSWQGVTAGTSIRVPNIALAWGELLTRRLQEQNACPAQDDPMPLANLCGLDQSLARMGPYTNATQLEFDAESGLVAGINIGALWQPNDWFTWGVVYQFERKANLDGTYRLTYHDEWVNFFGGLHQSNLGQGINFLLPFPDGQVDSPHGRGIEYGKAEIEIITPAHFSTGISLQAAPRWKLNIDVKWTDWGVWDGLSVSFDQPLDFTKLATLVSAYSELTELTIPRHYKSVWNWAFGVEYQYNDNLALRFGYEPRKSSIPDDKQDVLLPVGDAELFGFGVEYTMRNDRLLEVALGYVHAEASVPANTSTNANSSDDFNNFIYNPYAGTDFSSQMNAYLLEVSYSAPF
- a CDS encoding TetR/AcrR family transcriptional regulator, whose translation is MSKARGRPLDKDRIKRDKLLELAFQEFSEHDFKNVSIRKLAADVGVSDSLFIHHFGSKQKLWYEVVDTLIEREFKSLIAQYKQLSMPTQSFDLLRENIAELFRLAKLRPAMFRLFFRELNSDSERADYLKRKYLHPYLLLFDAAIDLCIKRGDIKPLNPLTLHTLLLGSINILINPGLLKPGLNFADEQQDLDSVVAEELVDTIFNGATSART
- a CDS encoding MarR family winged helix-turn-helix transcriptional regulator; amino-acid sequence: MTQKKPSEQESDSLTSRYFLMSGLLHAFYWMDEGLQNHFKAAGFPKVSRTQSMIMANLADGITRPSELARRIGISRQAVQQLLVDMEQRKLVRLVPDPDDARAKIVRYNSQGLEIGQVAINALTRIDAEIENRLGRKALLELRRILVESDWGVPVQATEAEARTQDNDSSIDALVRHTKTKKPIGNPDF
- a CDS encoding DoxX family protein — protein: MDYAAQGIQLLIILFFLPAAIFKLIGHPHMRKEFARFHFPFWVARLAGTVELFACVMLMIGFSGNVWGLLGGLLLVGVMAGATWTNFAKRPPVFGWGTLVILLLCVGVSAWQLGSLDPACRTTVNHLTHCVTSAIGKGA